One genomic segment of Borrelia miyamotoi includes these proteins:
- a CDS encoding 16S rRNA (uracil(1498)-N(3))-methyltransferase gives MNLILINPDEFKNGIMLNDLRVKHITEILKLKNNKTFKFGIIGEEHIYSCIYQKDIKLFFKKNHKIAKSNKLKKLKVIVGLVRPIAAKRIITHLGSIGISELIFFNALLSEKSYSCSKLFKEKEYEKYLIEGAMQGGITYIPKVKILNNITEVLERIKDEGSEAKRILLERESKNKLVDLNVKTKNSIVVIIGPERGLITKEINLIKEHNFNAYNISSNILRTETATIVASTIITSKMNNQ, from the coding sequence ATGAACTTGATATTAATCAACCCAGATGAATTCAAAAATGGCATAATGCTTAATGACTTAAGAGTAAAACACATTACTGAGATATTAAAACTTAAAAATAACAAAACATTTAAATTTGGCATTATTGGAGAAGAACATATTTATTCATGCATATACCAAAAAGATATCAAACTTTTTTTTAAAAAAAATCATAAAATAGCAAAATCAAATAAGCTAAAAAAGTTAAAAGTAATAGTTGGTTTAGTAAGACCAATTGCAGCAAAAAGAATAATCACACACCTTGGAAGTATTGGAATATCTGAACTTATTTTTTTTAATGCTCTACTTAGCGAAAAATCATATTCATGCTCCAAACTTTTTAAAGAAAAAGAATATGAAAAATATCTAATAGAAGGTGCTATGCAAGGTGGCATTACCTACATACCAAAAGTCAAAATTCTTAACAATATAACAGAAGTTCTAGAAAGAATAAAAGATGAAGGATCTGAGGCAAAAAGAATATTACTTGAAAGAGAAAGCAAGAACAAATTAGTTGACCTCAATGTAAAAACAAAGAATTCTATTGTTGTCATTATCGGACCAGAGAGAGGACTTATAACAAAAGAAATAAATTTAATCAAAGAACATAATTTTAATGCTTACAACATTTCATCAAATATTTTAAGAACAGAAACAGCTACAATAGTAGCATCTACTATCATCACATCAAAAATGAATAACCAATAA
- a CDS encoding PASTA domain-containing protein, whose amino-acid sequence MVLGDNRPGGKLSLDGQNLSNSNNLYEGNANFDRVIFTLPKYIAKGLILTIFGSLIISFSIFFIFLKGSDLVVVPNLSEFYLEDAIAELQNKELVPYVELKFSSTSFDKGKVIDQNPKAGTVLRLDSKVKIFVSKGAVVNKIDNFIGKNIDDVLINLKANLSSNNRMLYHLLRPIEVESTLPKGIIIQQEPSPDTKIAGLVDLQFLVSKGLVDNKIKYLKNYVGLYYKDAIISLLNDEINFDVNLSSTGSDFGIVVSQSLTPGSKFENIDNLIITINEPKNNDLGVFGILTYKLDIYPSSVDIMVKVKDSGGNSSLLYSFRSKGGLIKLPYDALKGSIIELYIYNKLVNQTVVN is encoded by the coding sequence ATGGTATTGGGTGATAACAGGCCAGGTGGTAAATTATCTTTAGATGGTCAAAATTTAAGTAATAGTAATAATTTATACGAAGGTAATGCAAATTTTGATAGAGTAATCTTTACTTTGCCCAAGTATATAGCTAAGGGTTTAATACTTACTATTTTTGGTTCTTTGATTATTTCGTTTTCAATATTTTTTATATTTTTAAAGGGCAGTGATCTTGTTGTTGTTCCAAATCTTAGTGAATTTTATCTTGAAGATGCGATTGCTGAGCTTCAAAATAAAGAACTTGTTCCTTATGTTGAGCTTAAATTTTCGTCAACTTCTTTTGATAAAGGAAAGGTAATAGATCAAAATCCTAAAGCAGGTACTGTTTTAAGACTTGATAGTAAGGTTAAGATCTTTGTTAGTAAAGGAGCTGTAGTCAATAAGATTGATAATTTTATTGGGAAAAATATTGATGATGTGCTTATTAATTTAAAGGCTAATTTAAGTAGCAATAATAGGATGCTTTATCATTTATTAAGGCCCATTGAAGTTGAAAGTACCCTTCCAAAGGGGATAATAATTCAGCAGGAACCTTCTCCAGATACTAAGATTGCAGGCTTAGTTGATCTTCAATTTTTGGTAAGCAAGGGTTTGGTAGACAATAAGATTAAATATTTGAAAAATTATGTTGGGCTTTATTATAAAGATGCTATTATTTCTCTTTTAAATGATGAAATTAATTTTGATGTGAATTTGTCGTCAACCGGAAGTGATTTTGGAATTGTTGTTTCCCAGTCTTTGACTCCAGGAAGTAAGTTTGAAAATATAGATAATTTGATAATTACTATTAATGAACCAAAAAATAATGATTTAGGTGTTTTTGGAATTTTGACTTATAAATTGGATATTTATCCATCCAGTGTAGATATAATGGTTAAGGTAAAGGATTCCGGTGGAAATAGTTCTTTGCTTTATTCTTTTAGATCTAAGGGAGGACTTATTAAATTGCCTTATGATGCATTAAAAGGTTCTATAATTGAACTTTATATTTATAATAAACTTGTAAATCAAACAGTAGTAAACTAA
- the fmt gene encoding methionyl-tRNA formyltransferase, translating to MRIVFASSDGIALELLRKVSDQYNVVGVLTVPDKPSGRGLSLRVNEIKIEAVKRDITVLDPLVLSINVIEEVKKLQPDLMLVFSYGKIFRQEFLDIFPMGCINVHPSLLPKYRGPSPIQTAILNGDNIGGISVQKMVLEMDSGNILSQSQFEIKSFNTSADIFRYVSLNSFNLVVEALGKIEKGSIGIVQDSRHATYCSFFNKHYRALDFNLSAFEIKSRINACNPWPLARAKLGKDEIIFHRADFLSTNDHSEQAIGAIISFDPNRGFLVKTGDGILLLLELQRAGRNVLDCKSFYNGSSNLIGRIFS from the coding sequence TTGAGAATTGTTTTTGCAAGTTCTGACGGTATTGCTTTAGAACTTTTAAGGAAAGTTTCAGATCAGTATAATGTAGTTGGTGTGTTAACTGTACCTGATAAGCCTAGTGGTCGTGGTCTTTCTTTAAGAGTTAATGAGATCAAGATTGAAGCTGTTAAAAGGGATATTACGGTTTTAGATCCTTTGGTGCTTAGTATTAATGTTATAGAAGAGGTTAAGAAATTACAACCTGATCTTATGTTGGTTTTTTCTTATGGAAAAATATTTAGACAAGAATTTCTGGATATTTTTCCAATGGGTTGTATTAATGTTCATCCCTCTCTTTTGCCAAAATATAGGGGTCCTTCTCCTATCCAAACTGCTATTTTAAATGGTGATAATATTGGTGGTATTAGTGTTCAAAAAATGGTTTTGGAGATGGATAGTGGGAATATTTTGTCACAGAGTCAGTTTGAAATAAAAAGCTTTAATACAAGTGCTGATATTTTTAGATATGTTTCTTTGAATAGCTTTAATCTTGTTGTGGAAGCTTTAGGTAAAATAGAGAAAGGAAGTATTGGAATAGTTCAAGATTCAAGGCACGCAACATATTGTTCTTTTTTTAATAAGCATTATAGAGCCCTTGATTTTAATTTGAGTGCTTTTGAGATTAAGAGTAGGATTAATGCTTGTAATCCTTGGCCGCTTGCAAGAGCTAAGCTTGGTAAAGATGAAATTATTTTTCATAGGGCTGATTTTTTAAGTACTAATGATCATAGTGAGCAAGCAATAGGAGCAATTATTTCCTTTGATCCTAATAGAGGTTTTTTGGTAAAGACGGGAGATGGAATTTTATTGTTATTAGAGCTTCAAAGAGCTGGGAGAAACGTTTTGGATTGTAAATCCTTTTATAATGGAAGTAGTAACTTAATAGGTAGAATTTTTTCTTAA